In a genomic window of Pristis pectinata isolate sPriPec2 chromosome 32, sPriPec2.1.pri, whole genome shotgun sequence:
- the crabp1a gene encoding cellular retinoic acid-binding protein 1a: MPNFAGTWKMRSSENFDELLKVLGVNAMLRKVAVAAASKPLVEIRQDGDQFYIKTSTTVRTTEINFTVGEEFEEETVDGRKCKSLPKWENENKIYCKQTLLNGGGPKTHWTRELVNNELILTLVANDVVCTRIYVKE, from the exons ATGCCCAACTTTGCTGGTACTTGGAAGATGAGGAGCAGCGAGAACTTTGACGAGCTGTTGAAAGTACTGG GGGTCAATGCCATGCTGAGGAAAGTGGCCGTGGCAGCTGCTTCCAAACCTCTGGTGGAGATCCGGCAGGACGGCGACCAGTTCTACATCAAGACCTCCACCACAGTGAGGACCACCGAGATCAACTTCACCGTCGGCGAGGAGTTCGAGGAGGAGACCGTGGACGGGAGGAAGTGCAAG AGCCTGCCGAAGTGGGAAAATGAGAACAAAATCTACTGCAAGCAAACTCTTCTTAACGGAGGTGGGCCAAAAACACACTGGACTCGGGAGCTGGTGAACAACGAGCTGATCCTG ACACTGGTGGCCAATGATGTCGTGTGTACAAGGATCTATGTTAAAGAGTAA